The Brevibacillus brevis genome contains a region encoding:
- the walK gene encoding cell wall metabolism sensor histidine kinase WalK: protein MRRLFKTVQWKMVIIYMLLILLAMQFISAYFAREVESYYINNFSEALNGQASLLASLLENDLRPHDGKESNAEQNRLDIDNLINNLVKINGANVQVIDQTRTVVATTEDKSTIGQRTSQPEVTVALLGTRSESMRIDPKTGARVKVLALPVKGDQIVYGAVYMIASMEGTYATIGKMNGILGTGTMIAMVITAVLGVVLARTITKPVKEMTRQARLVADGDFNSSVRVYSDDEIGQLGMAFNHMTLRLQEAILQQEEEREKLAGILSNMTDGVIAANRNGQIILFNRAAEDMLQVTMADVLLKRRTLYDLLGLPPEDEMSLYAQEEPLIIEMTLPNKEEVILRVTFTPLQHDSKKMGGIIAVVADVTEQQRLEQQRREFVANVSHELRTPLTTIKSYVEALLDGAVEEPELSQRFLKVTSSETERMIRLVNDLLQLSRFDSQGVRLHCKEADINRLLRYAADRFSMFSEQQEVQLSLDMPSKLPPVYIDLDAINQVLDNLLSNAIKYTPQGGTVVLMAKENHKQKRVQISITDTGIGIPSRDLKRIFERFYRVDKARSRGQGGTGLGLAIARELVQAHGADIEITSEWNVGTTVTFWVPFAQGGKTG from the coding sequence ATGAGGCGGCTGTTCAAAACCGTTCAGTGGAAAATGGTCATCATTTACATGCTGTTGATTTTGCTTGCGATGCAATTTATTAGCGCCTATTTTGCCCGGGAAGTCGAGAGCTACTACATCAACAACTTTTCCGAGGCCTTGAATGGACAAGCCAGTTTGTTAGCGAGTTTGCTGGAAAACGATTTACGTCCGCATGACGGGAAGGAATCAAACGCCGAACAAAACCGCCTGGACATCGATAACCTGATCAACAACCTGGTAAAAATCAATGGAGCGAATGTACAGGTCATCGATCAGACAAGAACGGTGGTTGCGACGACGGAGGACAAAAGTACAATTGGACAGCGGACCTCGCAGCCTGAAGTGACGGTTGCCCTGCTCGGGACGCGCAGTGAATCGATGCGGATCGACCCGAAGACGGGGGCGCGGGTGAAAGTATTGGCACTACCTGTTAAGGGCGATCAGATCGTATACGGTGCCGTCTACATGATCGCTTCGATGGAAGGCACTTATGCGACGATTGGTAAAATGAACGGCATCTTGGGGACAGGTACGATGATCGCAATGGTCATTACGGCGGTGCTCGGGGTCGTGTTGGCGCGCACCATCACCAAGCCTGTGAAGGAGATGACCCGTCAGGCACGATTGGTAGCAGATGGGGATTTTAACAGTAGTGTACGTGTCTATAGCGATGATGAAATAGGCCAGCTCGGTATGGCCTTTAATCATATGACCTTGCGTTTGCAGGAAGCCATCTTGCAGCAAGAGGAAGAACGTGAGAAGCTCGCGGGAATCTTGAGCAACATGACGGACGGTGTCATTGCCGCTAACCGCAATGGACAGATCATCCTGTTTAATCGGGCGGCAGAAGATATGTTGCAGGTGACGATGGCTGACGTCCTTCTCAAGAGACGTACCTTGTACGATCTATTGGGTCTGCCGCCAGAGGATGAGATGTCGCTCTATGCGCAGGAAGAACCGCTTATCATTGAGATGACGCTGCCGAATAAGGAAGAAGTGATCCTGCGTGTGACGTTTACGCCCTTACAGCACGATAGCAAAAAAATGGGTGGGATCATCGCTGTCGTAGCAGATGTGACAGAGCAGCAGCGACTGGAGCAGCAGCGTCGCGAATTCGTAGCGAATGTATCGCATGAGCTGCGGACACCGCTGACGACCATTAAAAGCTACGTGGAAGCGCTGCTGGATGGCGCAGTGGAAGAGCCAGAGCTGTCCCAACGGTTCTTGAAGGTTACTTCGTCGGAGACAGAGCGCATGATTCGCTTGGTAAACGATTTGTTGCAGCTATCGCGTTTTGATTCACAGGGAGTTCGACTGCATTGCAAGGAAGCGGACATCAATCGATTGTTGCGTTATGCTGCCGATCGTTTTTCCATGTTCAGTGAGCAACAGGAGGTTCAGCTTAGTCTGGATATGCCGAGCAAGCTTCCGCCGGTTTATATTGATTTGGATGCGATCAATCAAGTACTGGATAATCTTTTGTCCAATGCGATCAAGTATACGCCTCAAGGAGGCACCGTGGTTCTCATGGCAAAAGAGAACCACAAGCAAAAGCGAGTGCAAATCTCCATTACCGACACAGGAATCGGTATTCCCAGCCGCGATTTGAAGCGAATCTTTGAGCGCTTCTACCGCGTAGACAAGGCGCGTTCGCGCGGTCAGGGTGGAACAGGCCTGGGATTGGCGATTGCCCGCGAATTAGTACAGGCACACGGTGCAGATATCGAGATTACGAGCGAATGGAACGTGGGAACGACAGTCACGTTCTGGGTGCCATTTGCCCAAGGAGGAAAAACGGGATGA